The Benincasa hispida cultivar B227 chromosome 9, ASM972705v1, whole genome shotgun sequence genome has a segment encoding these proteins:
- the LOC120085958 gene encoding sulfite exporter TauE/SafE family protein 3, whose protein sequence is MAGGFGKICAGFRSMALTMFNFAIALALVSGERKMKLEGSSGDMNLLQGALNFLWQSDKTGYHHVWPEMEFGWQIVVGSVVGFLGAAFGSVGGVGGGGIYVPMLSLVIGFDPKSSTAISKCMIMGAAASTVYYNLKLRHPTLDLPIIDYDLVLLIMPMLMLGISIGVVFNVIFADWMVTVLLIILFLGTSTKSFLKGVETWKKETIMKTEAARRAESNDIQADTAYAPLPSGPNHRPETNHIDEVPILKNVYWKEMGLLVLVWVAFLAIQITKKHSPNCSWEYWVLNFLQVPIAFGVSGYEAVSLYKGRRKIASLGNQKTDFRIHQLVLYCFLGIVAGVVGGLLGLGGGFIMGPLFLELGIPPQVSSASATFGMTFSSSMSVIQYYLLDRFPVPYALYFTLVAAIAAFIGQHVIRRLIELIGRASLIIFILSFTIFVSAISLGGVGISKMIGQIQRHEYMGFENLCKYDA, encoded by the exons ATGGCGGGTGGATTTGGAAAAATATGCGCCGGTTTTCGGTCAATGGCGTTGACGATGTTCAACTTTGCTATAGCGTTGGCTCTGGTTTCCGGCGAGAGAAAAATGAAGCTCGAAGGAAGTTCCGGAGATATGAATCTGCTCCAAGGAGCTTTGAATTTCTTGTGGCAGTCAGACAAAACAGGGTATCATCATGTGTGGCCT GAAATGGAATTTGGGTGGCAGATTGTAGTTGGTTCTGTTGTTGGATTTTTGGGTGCTGCATTTGGGAGTGTAGGAGGTGTTGGTGGTGGGGGAATTTATGTTCCTATGCTTAGTCTAGTCATTGGGTTTGATCCGAAGTCATCAACAGCTATATCGAAAT GTATGATAATGGGAGCAGCAGCATCAACAGTCTACTATAATCTTAAGCTAAGGCATCCGACACTTGATCTTCCTATCATTGACTATGATTTGGTGCTTCTTATCATGCCTATGCTCATGCTGGGCATCAGCATTGGGGTAGTTTTTAATGTCATATTTGCTGATTGGATGGTTACTGTCCTCCTCATCATTCTCTTCTTAG GTACATCGACGAAATCGTTTTTGAAGGGGGTTGAAACTTGGAAGAAGGAAACCATAATGAAAACG GAGGCTGCTAGGCGCGCTGAATCAAATG ATATTCAAGCCGATACTGCATATGCTCCTCTTCCCAGTGGCCCGAACCATAGGCCCGAAACGAACCACATTGACGAG GTTCCAATTCTCAAGAATGTGTATTGGAAAGAAATGGGGCTTCTTGTATTAGTTTGGGTTGCATTTCTTGCAATACAGATTACCAAG AAGCATTCACCCAATTGTTCATGGGAATACTGGGTACTGAACTTCCTGCAG GTGCCAATTGCTTTTGGTGTATCTGGTTATGAAGCAGTTAGCTTGTATAAAGGAAGGAGAAAAATTGCATCACTAGGAAATCAGAAGACAGATTTTCGAATTCACCAGCTTGTTCTATATTGCTTCTTGGGCATAGTGGCCGGAGTTGTCGGTGGGCTACTTGGACTTGGTGGAGGATTTATTATGGGTCCTCTGTTTCTGGAGCTGGGCATTCCCCCTCAG GTATCGAGCGCTTCAGCAACCTTTGGAATGACATTCTCCTCATCTATGTCTGTTATACAATACTATCTTCTTGACCGTTTCCCCGTTCCATATG CTCTTTACTTCACCCTCGTGGCCGCCATAGCTGCATTTATTGGACAGCACGTAATCAGAAGGCTGATTGAGTTGATTGGAAGAGCATCCTTAATTATCTTCATTTTGTCCTTCACAATATTCGTCAGTGCGATCTCTCTAG GGGGAGTTGGAATCTCAAAGATGATTGGACAAATTCAGCGACATGAATACATGGGATTCGAGAATCTGTGCAAATATGATGCTTAA